The following coding sequences are from one Lolium rigidum isolate FL_2022 chromosome 6, APGP_CSIRO_Lrig_0.1, whole genome shotgun sequence window:
- the LOC124667509 gene encoding trichohyalin-like isoform X1, translated as MHPRSRIRGREPPPPSPSGGRYRRRSPPPLAPSPRHHRRARDPPPLPQRRTPERAPPPLPQRRSPERLPPRRLLLDDKPAPPPPALLVPAADRRWRADILLEAGRLAAHYLVAQGVLPEHVLHAREDPSPKNANTNTNHTPSPRPEVPAVHAAGYARKRDDEPHPDDDPRWPRRNGAGGGGGDWVRDKREEDDRLARARSGWDRRTQSFDGRRRYNDGGAAGGGGAGGGADWGRDKRADGGGDRLADRGSGDRLADRGGRRGNAYDDKRRPAMARSYSQNDRRASSDDRRPSVDRRLDRRRRSRSRSRSRSRSRTRPRNSYAGGRRDSDWRPQNGDLDQGKVPEPTTVATGDGYLDRDDVDHAPSNLKGPRSVVVMKADDSASHEYEEVVVMEVDAGASDEDEEGMVSDDHGEDDGASYEYEEVVESEEDDGASHEDEEMESGNHGQDFRGVKDDEAAVAGLNDGVEINARHQPSIVDVHPSEPAEEPVHMQSQLSPVKEDTEAGIARTDVCLIQPVAENSGCSEVRAEMEAPQSELETTLHEEIPQNELETELPEEIPQNELETGAGDPTKDEEELPAWFGIFDLNVTGAHETGQMSEIPGDPPEDHVLDSVPDLDGQMSEQANYATTETQVQEELADEDDNHQLEEDSKVLLNQDIGTYDSNENDLSSEQMLIDQGANEHGHGDEQLEDEQNLVNNEEEPLKQDAEEHMDNNHQLEDEQNLVNNEEEPLKQDAEEHMDNNHQLEDEQNLVNNEEEPLKQDAEEHTDNNHQLEDEQNLVNNEEEPLKQDAEEHMDNNHQLEDEQNLVNNEEEPLTQDAEEHMDNNHQMEDEQMLVTNEETPLKQDAEEHMDHNRQMENEQMLLNEGTALQVLANHHAHGEQVLPDHATDEHPDVNQQTKNEQMLLHHVTGAHDLDHSDLNGEQMIQNVDHCDLNGEQMFQNICADKSAADAGQLKDGQLHLGQAADGQAAVHSLENGQTIPVIRLEDDDEEQSDTEEFLDPK; from the coding sequence ATGCATCCGAGGTCACGCATTCGCGGACGCgagcccccgccgccctcgccgtcgggAGGACGATACCGCCGCCGATCTCCACCGCCGCTGGCGCCCTCCCCGAGACACCACCGCCGGGCCCGTGACCCGCCGCCCCTGCCGCAGAGGCGCACTCCAGAACGGGCCCCGCCGCCCCTGCCGCAGAGGCGCAGCCCCGAACGGCTGCCGCCGCGGCGCCTGCTGCTGGACGAcaagccagcgccgccgccgcccgcgctccTCGTCCCCGCCGCCGACCGCCGCTGGCGGGCTGACATCCTCCTCGAGGCCGGCCGCCTCGCGGCCCACTACCTGGTCGCCCAGGGCGTCCTCCCCGAGCACGTTCTCCACGCCCGGGAAGACCCCAGCCCCAAGAacgccaacaccaacaccaaccacACCCCAAGCCCTCGCCCGGAGGTCCCCGCTGTCCACGCCGCCGGATACGCCAGGAAGCGGGACGACGAACCGCACCCCGATGACGACCCCAGGTGGCCACGCCGgaacggcgccggcggcggtggaggggacTGGGTCCGGGACAAGAGGGAGGAAGACGACAGGCTGGCCCGGGCTAGATCCGGCTGGGACAGAAGGACCCAGAGTTTTGACGGGAGACGCAGGTATAATgacggaggagcagcaggaggtggtggtgctggtggtggagcaGACTGGGGCCGCGACAAGAGGGCTGACGGCGGCGGTGATAGGCTTGCTGACCGGGGCAGTGGCGATAGGCTTGCTGACCGTGGCGGCCGCCGGGGCAATGCGTATGACGACAAgaggaggcctgccatggcgcgctCCTACTCGCAGAACGACCGCAGGGCCTCCAGCGACGATCGTCGGCCCTCTGTGGACCGCAGGCTGGACCGGAGACggaggagccggagccggagcagaAGCAGAAGCAGAAGTAGAACCAGGCCCAGGAACTCTTACGCTGGCGGCCGGAGGGATTCAGACTGGCGACCACAAAATGGTGATTTGGATCAGGGCAAGGTGCCGGAGCCTACAACTGTTGCTACCGGTGACGGTTATCTGGACCGCGACGATGTCGACCATGCGCCAAGTAACCTGAAGGGACCTCGCTCGGTGGTGGTCATGAAGGCGGATGACAGTGCCAGCCATGAATATGAAGAGGTGGTGGTTATGGAGGTGGATGCCGGTGCCagcgatgaagatgaagaggggaTGGTATCGGATGATCATGGCGAAGATGATGGTGCCAGCTACGAATATGAAGAGGTGGTGGAATCAGAGGAAGATGATGGTGCCAGCCATGAGGATGAAGAGATGGAATCAGGGAATCATGGTCAAGACTTTCGTGGAGTCAAGGACGATGAGGCTGCTGTTGCTGGCTTGAATGATGGGGTTGAAATAAATGCCAGGCACCAACCATCCATTGTGGATGTTCATCCATCAGAGCCTGCTGAGGAACCGGTGCATATGCAGTCCCAGCTGAGCCCTGTGAAGGAGGACACGGAGGCTGGCATTGCGCGGACGGATGTATGCCTGATTCAACCAGTAGCTGAGAACAGTGGTTGCTCTGAAGTCAGAGCTGAAATGGAGGCTCCACAAAGTGAACTTGAAACTACACTTCATGAGGAGATTCCACAAAATGAACTTGAAACTGAACTTCCAGAGGAGATTCCACAGAATGAACTTGAAACTGGTGCTGGTGACCCTACCAAAGATGAAGAAGAGCTGCCAGCTTGGTTTGGGATTTTTGATCTCAATGTTACTGGAGCTCATGAGACAGGTCAAATGTCCGAGATTCCTGGTGATCCTCCTGAAGATCATGTTCTTGATTCTGTGCCTGATCTAGATGGTCAAATGAGTGAACAAGCAAACTATGCTACTACAGAAACTCAAGTTCAAGAAGAACTTGCAGATGAAGATGATAACCACCAGTTGGAGGAGGACAGTAAGGTTCTTCTGAATCAGGATATTGGTACATATGACTCGAATGAGAATGACCTGAGCAGTGAGCAGATGCTTATAGATCAGGGAGCTAATGAACATGGACATGGTGATGAACAGTTGGAGGATGAGCAAAATCTTGTAAACAATGAAGAAGAACCTCTAAAGCAAGATGCGGAGGAGCACATGGATAATAATCACCAGTTGGAGGATGAGCAAAATCTTGTAAACAATGAAGAAGAACCTCTAAAGCAAGATGCGGAGGAGCACATGGATAATAATCACCAGTTGGAGGATGAGCAAAATCTTGTAAACAATGAAGAAGAACCTCTAAAGCAAGATGCGGAGGAGCACACGGATAATAATCACCAGTTGGAGGATGAGCAAAATCTTGTAAACAATGAAGAAGAACCTCTAAAGCAAGATGCAGAGGAGCACATGGATAATAATCACCAGTTGGAGGATGAGCAAAATCTTGTAAACAATGAAGAAGAACCTCtaacgcaagatgcggaggagCACATGGATAATAATCACCAGATGGAAGATGAGCAAATGCTTGTAACCAATGAGGAAACACCTCTAAAGCAAGATGCAGAGGAGCACATGGATCATAATCGCCAAATGGAGAACGAGCAAATGCTTCTAAATGAGGGCACTGCTTTGCAAGTTCTGGCGAATCACCATGCACATGGTGAGCAGGTTCTACCAGATCATGCTACAGATGAGCATCCTGACGTTAATCAGCAGACAAAGAATGAGCAAATGCTTCTACATCATGTTACAGGTGCACATGATTTGGATCATTCCGACCTGAATGGTGAACAGATGATTCAGAATGTGGATCATTGCGACCTGAATGGTGAACAGATGTTTCAAAATATTTGTGCAGATAAATCTGCAGCAGATGCGGGTCAGTTGAAGGATGGGCAGTTGCATTTAGGTCAGGCTGCCGATGGACAAGCTGCGGTTCACAGTCTGGAAAATGGGCAAACGATCCCTGTAATTCGtctggaagatgatgacgaagaacagTCTGACACAGAAGAGTTTTTAGATCCCAAGTAA
- the LOC124667509 gene encoding trichohyalin-like isoform X2, giving the protein MHPRSRIRGREPPPPSPSGGRYRRRSPPPLAPSPRHHRRARDPPPLPQRRTPERAPPPLPQRRSPERLPPRRLLLDDKPAPPPPALLVPAADRRWRADILLEAGRLAAHYLVAQGVLPEHVLHAREDPSPKNANTNTNHTPSPRPEVPAVHAAGYARKRDDEPHPDDDPRWPRRNGAGGGGGDWVRDKREEDDRLARARSGWDRRTQSFDGRRRYNDGGAAGGGGAGGGADWGRDKRADGGGDRLADRGSGDRLADRGGRRGNAYDDKRRPAMARSYSQNDRRASSDDRRPSVDRRLDRRRRSRSRSRSRSRSRTRPRNSYAGGRRDSDWRPQNGDLDQGKVPEPTTVATGDGYLDRDDVDHAPSNLKGPRSVVVMKADDSASHEYEEVVVMEVDAGASDEDEEGMVSDDHGEDDGASYEYEEVVESEEDDGASHEDEEMESGNHGQDFRGVKDDEAAVAGLNDGVEINARHQPSIVDVHPSEPAEEPVHMQSQLSPVKEDTEAGIARTDVCLIQPVAENSGCSEVRAEMEAPQSELETTLHEEIPQNELETELPEEIPQNELETGAGDPTKDEEELPAWFGIFDLNVTGAHETGQMSEIPGDPPEDHVLDSVPDLDGQMSEQANYATTETQVQEELADEDDNHQLEEDSKVLLNQDIGTYDSNENDLSSEQMLIDQGANEHGHGDEQLEDEQNLVNNEEEPLKQDAEEHMDNNHQLEDEQNLVNNEEEPLKQDAEEHTDNNHQLEDEQNLVNNEEEPLKQDAEEHMDNNHQLEDEQNLVNNEEEPLTQDAEEHMDNNHQMEDEQMLVTNEETPLKQDAEEHMDHNRQMENEQMLLNEGTALQVLANHHAHGEQVLPDHATDEHPDVNQQTKNEQMLLHHVTGAHDLDHSDLNGEQMIQNVDHCDLNGEQMFQNICADKSAADAGQLKDGQLHLGQAADGQAAVHSLENGQTIPVIRLEDDDEEQSDTEEFLDPK; this is encoded by the exons ATGCATCCGAGGTCACGCATTCGCGGACGCgagcccccgccgccctcgccgtcgggAGGACGATACCGCCGCCGATCTCCACCGCCGCTGGCGCCCTCCCCGAGACACCACCGCCGGGCCCGTGACCCGCCGCCCCTGCCGCAGAGGCGCACTCCAGAACGGGCCCCGCCGCCCCTGCCGCAGAGGCGCAGCCCCGAACGGCTGCCGCCGCGGCGCCTGCTGCTGGACGAcaagccagcgccgccgccgcccgcgctccTCGTCCCCGCCGCCGACCGCCGCTGGCGGGCTGACATCCTCCTCGAGGCCGGCCGCCTCGCGGCCCACTACCTGGTCGCCCAGGGCGTCCTCCCCGAGCACGTTCTCCACGCCCGGGAAGACCCCAGCCCCAAGAacgccaacaccaacaccaaccacACCCCAAGCCCTCGCCCGGAGGTCCCCGCTGTCCACGCCGCCGGATACGCCAGGAAGCGGGACGACGAACCGCACCCCGATGACGACCCCAGGTGGCCACGCCGgaacggcgccggcggcggtggaggggacTGGGTCCGGGACAAGAGGGAGGAAGACGACAGGCTGGCCCGGGCTAGATCCGGCTGGGACAGAAGGACCCAGAGTTTTGACGGGAGACGCAGGTATAATgacggaggagcagcaggaggtggtggtgctggtggtggagcaGACTGGGGCCGCGACAAGAGGGCTGACGGCGGCGGTGATAGGCTTGCTGACCGGGGCAGTGGCGATAGGCTTGCTGACCGTGGCGGCCGCCGGGGCAATGCGTATGACGACAAgaggaggcctgccatggcgcgctCCTACTCGCAGAACGACCGCAGGGCCTCCAGCGACGATCGTCGGCCCTCTGTGGACCGCAGGCTGGACCGGAGACggaggagccggagccggagcagaAGCAGAAGCAGAAGTAGAACCAGGCCCAGGAACTCTTACGCTGGCGGCCGGAGGGATTCAGACTGGCGACCACAAAATGGTGATTTGGATCAGGGCAAGGTGCCGGAGCCTACAACTGTTGCTACCGGTGACGGTTATCTGGACCGCGACGATGTCGACCATGCGCCAAGTAACCTGAAGGGACCTCGCTCGGTGGTGGTCATGAAGGCGGATGACAGTGCCAGCCATGAATATGAAGAGGTGGTGGTTATGGAGGTGGATGCCGGTGCCagcgatgaagatgaagaggggaTGGTATCGGATGATCATGGCGAAGATGATGGTGCCAGCTACGAATATGAAGAGGTGGTGGAATCAGAGGAAGATGATGGTGCCAGCCATGAGGATGAAGAGATGGAATCAGGGAATCATGGTCAAGACTTTCGTGGAGTCAAGGACGATGAGGCTGCTGTTGCTGGCTTGAATGATGGGGTTGAAATAAATGCCAGGCACCAACCATCCATTGTGGATGTTCATCCATCAGAGCCTGCTGAGGAACCGGTGCATATGCAGTCCCAGCTGAGCCCTGTGAAGGAGGACACGGAGGCTGGCATTGCGCGGACGGATGTATGCCTGATTCAACCAGTAGCTGAGAACAGTGGTTGCTCTGAAGTCAGAGCTGAAATGGAGGCTCCACAAAGTGAACTTGAAACTACACTTCATGAGGAGATTCCACAAAATGAACTTGAAACTGAACTTCCAGAGGAGATTCCACAGAATGAACTTGAAACTGGTGCTGGTGACCCTACCAAAGATGAAGAAGAGCTGCCAGCTTGGTTTGGGATTTTTGATCTCAATGTTACTGGAGCTCATGAGACAGGTCAAATGTCCGAGATTCCTGGTGATCCTCCTGAAGATCATGTTCTTGATTCTGTGCCTGATCTAGATGGTCAAATGAGTGAACAAGCAAACTATGCTACTACAGAAACTCAAGTTCAAGAAGAACTTGCAGATGAAGATGATAACCACCAGTTGGAGGAGGACAGTAAGGTTCTTCTGAATCAGGATATTGGTACATATGACTCGAATGAGAATGACCTGAGCAGTGAGCAGATGCTTATAGATCAGGGAGCTAATGAACATGGACATGGTGATGAACAGTTGGAGGATGAGCAAAATCTTGTAAACAATGAAGAAGAACCTCTAAAGCAAG ATGCGGAGGAGCACATGGATAATAATCACCAGTTGGAGGATGAGCAAAATCTTGTAAACAATGAAGAAGAACCTCTAAAGCAAGATGCGGAGGAGCACACGGATAATAATCACCAGTTGGAGGATGAGCAAAATCTTGTAAACAATGAAGAAGAACCTCTAAAGCAAGATGCAGAGGAGCACATGGATAATAATCACCAGTTGGAGGATGAGCAAAATCTTGTAAACAATGAAGAAGAACCTCtaacgcaagatgcggaggagCACATGGATAATAATCACCAGATGGAAGATGAGCAAATGCTTGTAACCAATGAGGAAACACCTCTAAAGCAAGATGCAGAGGAGCACATGGATCATAATCGCCAAATGGAGAACGAGCAAATGCTTCTAAATGAGGGCACTGCTTTGCAAGTTCTGGCGAATCACCATGCACATGGTGAGCAGGTTCTACCAGATCATGCTACAGATGAGCATCCTGACGTTAATCAGCAGACAAAGAATGAGCAAATGCTTCTACATCATGTTACAGGTGCACATGATTTGGATCATTCCGACCTGAATGGTGAACAGATGATTCAGAATGTGGATCATTGCGACCTGAATGGTGAACAGATGTTTCAAAATATTTGTGCAGATAAATCTGCAGCAGATGCGGGTCAGTTGAAGGATGGGCAGTTGCATTTAGGTCAGGCTGCCGATGGACAAGCTGCGGTTCACAGTCTGGAAAATGGGCAAACGATCCCTGTAATTCGtctggaagatgatgacgaagaacagTCTGACACAGAAGAGTTTTTAGATCCCAAGTAA